In Paenibacillus guangzhouensis, a single window of DNA contains:
- a CDS encoding glycoside hydrolase family 13 protein — protein sequence MLLEAIYHRPKQNWAYAYDHKTIHLRIRTKRNDVDRAEVVYGDKYLPWDQMMTKDMRIVGHDELFDYWQVEVQPTYRRLSYGFKLHQGKETIWLTERLLGEQAPTGHLGNFEFPFLNPVDVFTPPAWVKDAVFYQIFPERFANGDPSNDPEGVEPWGGKPTPSNFFGGDLQGVIDHLDYIQKLGINAIYFTPVFEATTNHKYDTQDYMKVDPHFGTNETLKELVKHCHTRGIRVLLDAVFNHSGRTFAPFLDVVEKGADSPYADWFYVREYPLTVVNGVPTYETFAFEPKMPKLNTEHPEVKKYLLDVAKYWIEEVGIDGWRLDVANEVDHAFWREFRKVVKSVNPEAYILGELFHEGMMWLQGDQFDALMNYPFTGAVLDFFVNESTDGAQFAGKMYGQLFRYPHQANEVTFNLLDSHDTERLLTLCKGDIRKMKLAALFQFTFLGTPCIYYGDEIGLTGTHDPDCRKCMPWDEAEYDMDLLGFYQRTIALRHQYSALRSGEFRFLYAKEGDSRIAYERRDADATFAILMSVGKRARTMTLALPAGEWQDEVTGERYTSTGKNMKFSLAVYGALVLRKID from the coding sequence GTCGGTCATGATGAGTTGTTCGACTATTGGCAGGTTGAAGTGCAGCCGACGTATCGTCGTCTTAGCTACGGCTTCAAACTGCATCAAGGCAAAGAAACGATCTGGTTGACCGAACGCCTTCTTGGCGAACAAGCCCCTACTGGGCATCTTGGGAATTTCGAATTCCCATTCCTTAATCCCGTCGATGTATTCACACCTCCAGCTTGGGTGAAGGATGCCGTCTTCTATCAAATCTTCCCAGAACGGTTCGCGAACGGCGACCCTTCCAATGATCCAGAGGGTGTAGAGCCGTGGGGCGGCAAGCCGACACCAAGCAACTTCTTCGGCGGTGATCTGCAAGGCGTCATCGATCATCTGGATTACATTCAGAAGCTCGGCATCAATGCGATTTACTTCACGCCGGTCTTCGAGGCAACAACGAACCATAAGTACGATACGCAAGATTACATGAAAGTCGACCCTCATTTCGGCACGAATGAGACATTGAAAGAGCTCGTGAAGCACTGCCATACGCGTGGTATTCGAGTCTTGCTCGATGCGGTCTTTAACCACAGCGGACGCACATTCGCTCCATTCCTGGATGTGGTGGAAAAAGGTGCAGATTCCCCTTATGCAGACTGGTTCTACGTACGAGAATATCCATTAACAGTCGTGAACGGTGTACCAACGTATGAGACATTCGCATTTGAACCGAAGATGCCGAAACTCAATACCGAGCATCCGGAAGTGAAGAAGTATCTGCTCGATGTCGCTAAGTATTGGATCGAAGAAGTTGGGATTGATGGATGGCGCTTGGATGTAGCCAATGAGGTGGACCATGCCTTCTGGCGAGAGTTCCGTAAGGTCGTGAAGAGCGTCAATCCGGAAGCGTATATCTTAGGAGAATTGTTCCACGAAGGGATGATGTGGCTGCAAGGTGATCAATTCGATGCGCTGATGAACTACCCGTTTACAGGCGCAGTCCTCGACTTCTTCGTGAACGAAAGCACGGATGGCGCACAGTTCGCCGGCAAAATGTACGGGCAACTGTTCCGTTACCCTCATCAGGCGAATGAAGTGACATTCAACTTGCTCGACAGCCACGATACAGAACGTTTATTGACTTTATGTAAGGGCGATATCCGGAAAATGAAGCTCGCGGCCCTCTTCCAATTCACGTTCCTCGGTACGCCATGTATCTATTATGGGGATGAGATTGGTTTAACAGGTACGCATGATCCGGACTGCCGCAAATGCATGCCTTGGGATGAGGCCGAATACGATATGGACTTGCTCGGATTCTACCAGCGTACAATTGCACTCCGTCATCAATACAGTGCACTTCGCAGTGGGGAATTCCGCTTCCTCTATGCCAAAGAAGGCGACTCGCGCATTGCGTATGAGCGCCGGGATGCAGATGCGACATTCGCGATCCTCATGAGTGTAGGCAAACGTGCGCGTACCATGACACTCGCGCTTCCAGCCGGTGAATGGCAGGATGAAGTGACTGGGGAACGATACACGTCGACAGGCAAGAATATGAAGTTCTCGCTCGCTGTCTATGGCGCATTGGTGTTACGAAAGATCGATTAA
- the ligA gene encoding NAD-dependent DNA ligase LigA, which produces MKAWITQLSRYNYEYYTLDQPTVSDKEYDALYDQLVAMERETGVILPESPTQRVGGELLKGFSEHRHLARLWSLDKAQNVEDVRTWNTRVMKLVNDYNTKNPDSPLPDPSYVLELKFDGLTLNLTYTDGKLVQASTRGNGEVGEGILAQVKTIRSVPLTIPYREGTIEVQGEGIMNLSVLHKYNETAAEPLKNARNAAAGALRNLNPKITAERKLNAFFYNVGYSDAIQFGNHQEMVGFLHENHFKVNPYVTYFDTIEGTIEELANIVAQRDQLDYLIDGAVIKLTDMRTREVLGYTDKFPRWAVAFKFEAEETTTVLESVSWEVGRTGKITPVARVEAVELAGVTVQNCTLNNIGDIERKNLKFALGSRVFIRRSNDVIPEILGKATEENDGEEIVYPTICPACGSELEQRGAHLFCNNRLGCKPQLIGRITHFASRDAMDVEAFSVMTAEQLYDEVGVRDPADLYSLTFDQLIGLDRFGEKKANKLLEALEKSKQCDLSSFLFALGIPNTGKTTTKALADHFGSLDKLMATTAEELITIPDVGAIVADSIVSFFADPRMQESIRKMLELGVSPAAAPTASEPKRETVFTGKTVVLTGTLPNLSRDEAGKKLEAVGAKVTGSVSKKTDFVIAGESAGSKLTKAQQLGIRIIDSEEELLQLLGE; this is translated from the coding sequence ATGAAGGCATGGATCACACAGCTCAGCCGATACAACTATGAGTACTATACGTTAGACCAGCCTACCGTGAGCGACAAGGAATACGATGCGTTGTATGATCAACTTGTTGCGATGGAGCGGGAGACAGGCGTAATCCTCCCTGAATCCCCAACACAACGCGTAGGCGGAGAGCTGCTCAAAGGGTTCTCCGAGCATCGCCATCTGGCAAGGCTTTGGAGTCTCGACAAAGCGCAGAACGTCGAAGACGTTCGCACGTGGAACACACGTGTCATGAAGCTTGTCAACGACTACAATACGAAAAACCCAGACAGTCCGCTGCCGGATCCATCGTATGTACTGGAGCTGAAGTTTGACGGGTTGACACTCAACCTGACTTATACGGACGGGAAGCTCGTGCAAGCTTCGACACGTGGGAATGGAGAAGTCGGCGAGGGCATACTGGCGCAAGTGAAGACGATTCGCTCCGTGCCGCTCACGATTCCTTATCGCGAAGGCACGATTGAAGTGCAGGGCGAAGGGATCATGAATTTGTCCGTACTCCACAAGTACAACGAGACGGCGGCAGAACCGCTCAAGAATGCACGTAATGCAGCAGCAGGAGCACTACGGAACTTGAATCCGAAGATCACAGCGGAACGCAAGCTGAATGCCTTCTTCTATAACGTAGGTTATTCTGATGCGATCCAGTTCGGCAATCATCAGGAGATGGTTGGCTTCTTGCATGAGAATCATTTCAAGGTTAATCCATATGTAACCTATTTCGATACGATCGAGGGGACCATCGAGGAGCTCGCTAACATTGTTGCGCAGCGCGATCAGCTGGATTATCTGATTGATGGGGCGGTCATTAAGCTGACAGACATGCGCACGCGAGAGGTGCTGGGGTACACAGACAAATTCCCTCGCTGGGCAGTGGCCTTCAAGTTCGAAGCGGAAGAGACGACGACCGTGCTCGAGTCCGTATCTTGGGAAGTTGGCCGTACAGGGAAAATAACGCCAGTCGCCCGTGTTGAGGCGGTCGAATTGGCGGGGGTGACGGTACAGAACTGCACGCTGAACAATATCGGCGATATAGAGCGCAAAAATCTTAAATTCGCACTCGGCTCACGTGTCTTTATCCGTCGTTCGAACGATGTGATTCCGGAGATTCTGGGTAAAGCAACAGAAGAGAACGACGGCGAAGAGATCGTCTATCCGACGATTTGTCCTGCATGCGGTTCGGAACTCGAGCAGCGCGGCGCGCACCTATTCTGTAACAATCGACTTGGCTGCAAGCCGCAGCTGATCGGACGGATTACGCACTTTGCATCACGCGATGCGATGGATGTTGAAGCGTTCAGCGTCATGACAGCGGAACAGCTCTATGATGAAGTTGGCGTTCGTGACCCGGCGGATCTATACAGCCTAACGTTCGATCAATTGATCGGATTGGATCGCTTCGGCGAGAAGAAAGCCAATAAGCTGCTCGAGGCGTTAGAGAAGAGCAAACAATGCGACTTATCATCCTTCTTATTCGCTCTTGGCATTCCGAATACCGGGAAGACGACAACCAAAGCGCTAGCCGATCACTTCGGCAGCTTGGATAAGCTGATGGCGACAACGGCGGAAGAGTTGATTACAATTCCAGACGTTGGCGCGATTGTTGCGGACAGCATCGTATCCTTCTTCGCGGATCCGCGTATGCAAGAGAGCATTCGCAAGATGCTTGAGCTCGGGGTATCCCCGGCAGCAGCGCCGACGGCATCGGAGCCGAAGCGGGAGACGGTATTCACTGGTAAGACAGTTGTACTTACTGGCACGCTTCCTAACTTGAGCCGCGACGAAGCAGGGAAGAAGCTCGAGGCTGTTGGCGCCAAAGTAACCGGCAGCGTCTCGAAGAAGACGGACTTCGTCATTGCCGGCGAGAGCGCGGGTAGTAAGCTAACGAAGGCACAGCAGCTCGGCATTCGTATCATCGATAGTGAAGAAGAATTACTGCAATTGTTGGGTGAATAG